In Leishmania donovani BPK282A1 complete genome, chromosome 20, one genomic interval encodes:
- a CDS encoding phosphoglycerate kinase B, cytosolic, translated as MSLVLKKSIDDATFRDKKVLIRVDFNVPVKNGKITNDFRIRSALPTIQKVLKEGGSCILMSHLGRPKGARMSDPRPEKGVRGYEEAASLRPVAARIAELLGQKVEFA; from the coding sequence ATGTCTCTCGTGCTGAAGAAGAGCATCGATGACGCCACCTTCAGGGACAAGAAGGTGCTCATCCGCGTGGACTTCAACGTCCCCGTGAAGAACGGCAAGATCACGAACGACTTCCGCATCCGCTCCGCCCTGCCAACGATCCAAAAGGTGCTGAAGGAGGGCGGCTCCTGCATCCTGATGAGCCACCTTGGCCGGCCGAAGGGTGCTAGGATGAGTGACCCAAGGCCGGAGAAGGGCGTGCGCGGgtacgaggaggccgcctcgctgcgcccGGTTGCTGCGCGcatcgcggagctgctgggaCAGAAGGTGGAGTTTGCG
- a CDS encoding phosphoglycerate kinase C, glycosomal, with protein MSLVLKKSIDDATFRDKKVLIRVDFNVPVKNGKITNDFRIRSALPTIQKVLKEGGSCILMSHLGRPKGARMSDPRPEKGVRGYEEAASLRPVAARIAELLGQKVEFAPDCLDAAVYASKLKSGDVLLLENVRFYAEEGSKKEEERDAMAKVLASYADLYVSDAFGTAHRDSATMTGIPKVLGAGYAGYLMEKEINYFSRVLNNPPRPLVAIVGGAKVSDKIELLDNMLGRINYLVIGGAMAYTFQKAQGRKIGISMCEEDKLDLAKSLLKKAQERGVQVFLPVDHVCNKEFKAADSPLVTENVDVPDGYMALDIGPKTIHLYEEVIGRCKSAIWNGPMGVFEMPCYSKGTFAVAKAMGTGTQKSGLLSIIGGGDSASAAELSGEAKNMSHVSTGGGASLELLEGKTLPGVAILTDKNVKERGSSCKFAFGGGAPGREVCPRGSGHIFGGASIVTEIVKLVGALLIGIFIGRRMSTKLIR; from the coding sequence ATGTCTCTCGTGCTGAAGAAGAGCATCGATGACGCCACCTTCAGGGACAAGAAGGTGCTCATCCGCGTGGACTTCAACGTCCCCGTGAAGAACGGCAAGATCACGAACGACTTCCGCATCCGCTCCGCCCTGCCAACGATCCAAAAGGTGCTGAAGGAGGGCGGCTCCTGCATCCTGATGAGCCACCTTGGCCGGCCGAAGGGTGCTAGGATGAGTGACCCAAGGCCGGAGAAGGGCGTGCGCGGgtacgaggaggccgcctcgctgcgcccGGTTGCTGCGCGcatcgcggagctgctgggaCAGAAGGTGGAGTTTGCGCCGGACTGCCTGGACGCTGCGGTGTACGCGTCTAAGCTGAAGAGCGGCGACGTGCTGTTGCTGGAGAACGTGCGTTTCTacgcggaggagggcagcaagaaggaggaggagcgcgacgcGATGGCGAAGGTGCTGGCGTCGTACGCGGACCTGTACGTCAGCGACGCCTTTGGCACTGCGCACCGCGACAGCGCGACGATGACGGGCATCCCCAAGGTGCTGGGCGCGGGCTACGCCGGGTACCTGATGGAGAAGGAGATCAACTACTTCTCGCGGGTGCTGAACAacccgccgcggccgctggtTGCGATTGTCGGCGGTGCGAAGGTCAGCGACAAGATCGAGCTGCTTGACAACATGCTGGGCCGCATCAACTACCTTGTGATTGGTGGCGCGATGGCGTACACGTTCCAGAAGGCACAGGGCCGCAAGATCGGCATCTCGATGTGCGAGGAGGATAAGCTGGACCTTGCCAAGTCGCTGCTGAAGAAGGCGCAGGAGCGCGGTGTGCAGGTGTTTCTGCCGGTGGACCACGTGTGCAACAAGGAATTCAAGGCCGCGGACTCGCCGCTGGTGACGGAGAACGTGGACGTCCCGGACGGCTACATGGCGCTCGACATTGGCCCAAAGACGATCCACCTGTACGAGGAGGTGATTGGTCGCTGCAAGAGCGCGATCTGGAACGGTCCGATGGGCGTGTTCGAGATGCCGTGCTACTCGAAGGGTACATTTGCTGTTGCGAAGGCGATGGGGACTGGCACGCAGAAGAGCGGGCTGCTGAGCATcatcggcggtggtgacagCGCGAGCGCTGCGGAGCTAAGCGGCGAGGCGAAGAACATGTCGCATGTGTCcaccggtggcggtgcgtcgctggagctgctggagggcAAGACGCTGCCTGGCGTCGCCATTCTCACGGACAAAAACGTGAAGGAGCGGGGAAGTTCGTGCAAGTTCGCTTTCGGTGGAGGGGCCCCGGGCAGGGAGGTTTGTCCGCGCGGTAGCGGGCATATTTTCGGAGGTGCTTCCATCGTAACGGAGATCGTTAAGCtcgtcggcgcgctgcttATCGGCATTTTTATTGGTCGCCGCATGAGCACCAAGCTGATCCGGTAA